One window from the genome of Podospora pseudocomata strain CBS 415.72m chromosome 6, whole genome shotgun sequence encodes:
- the SYF1 gene encoding pre-mRNA-splicing factor syf1 (EggNog:ENOG503NU3E; COG:A; BUSCO:EOG09261XNU): protein MALALSSGRQPDLALVSDDDYPYEQDIQRNPGSTKPWLAYIDYKIQHGTLREQAYVMERACIQLPRSYKLWKMYLRFRTKHVAKLNAAIFTSEYQKVNALFERALILLNKMPRIWEMYLKFLMQQPLVTLTRHTFDRALRALPITQHNRIWALYRPFANSAEGLTAVKIWRRYTQVHPEDAEDFIELLIQSELYTEAVKRYIDILNNPRFQSKNGKGHYELWSEMVDLLVEHAVDIETGHETGIDVERIIRSGIERFADQRGKLWCGLATYWIRRGSFERARDVFEEGITTVMTVRDFTLIFDSYTEFEESVIGALMEMASGRAEKGVVDEVADFDLDIRMMRFEHLMDRRPFLLNDVLLRQNPNNVTEWEKRVALWGDNKQEVVQTYTDAIAAIQPKKAVGAFHQLWANYAKFYENGGDIRSARTIMEKAVKVPFKSVAELADMWIEWAEMELRNENFDDAVRIMAKAVQAPKRSNVDYFDETLSPQQRVHKSWKLWSFYVDLVESVSTLEETKKIYERIFELRIATPQTVVNYANLLEEHKYFEESFKIYERGLDLFSYPVAFELWNLYLTKAVDRKISIERLRDLFEQAVEDCPAKFAKVIYLMYGNLEEERGLARHAMRIYERATRAVSDEDRADMFNFYITKSASNFGLPSTRPIYERAIATLPDNEAKDMCLKFADMEKRLGEIDRARAIYGHGSQFCDPRTNPGFWQKWEQFEVQHGNEDTFKEMLRIKRSVQAQYNTDVNFIASQALARAQQAKNGEGGGEVDQEAADAMEQLERQARAPAGFVAASEGIKGSVVAPKVVEVANPDAIELDDME, encoded by the exons ATGGCGCTGGCACTCTCCTCTGGCCGCCAGCCTGATCTGGCGCTTGTG TCCGATGATGACTACCCCTACGAGCAAGACATCCAACGAAACCCCGGCAGCACCAAGCCATGGCTCGCCTACATTGACTACAAGATTCAACATGGGACACTTCGTGAGCAAGCCTACGTCATGGAGAGAGCATGTATCCAATTGCCGCGCTCCTATAAGCTGTGGAAAATG TATTTACGATTCCGAACGAAGCACGTCGCAAAGCTCAAtgccgccatcttcacctccgAATACCAAAAGGTCAATGCGCTCTTTGAGCGGGCGCtaatcctcctcaacaaaaTGCCGCGCATCTGGGAGATGTACCTCAAGTTCCTCATGCAGCAGcccctcgtcaccctcaCACGACACACCTTCGACCGCGCACTCCGAGCACTTCCGATTACACAACACAACAGGATATGGGCCTTGTACCGACCGTTCGCCAACTCGGCCGAGGGTTTGACGGCTGTCAAGATCTGGAGGCGCTACACCCAGGTCCACCCAGAGGATGCCGAAGACTTTATCGAACTTTTGATTCAGAGCGAGCTGTACACCGAGGCAGTCAAGAGGTACATCGAcattctcaacaacccacgATTCCAGAGCAAGAACGGGAAGGGGCACTACGAGCTTTGGAGCGAGATGGTGGATCTGTTGGTGGAGCACGCTGTCGACATTGAAACGGGACACGAAACAGGCATAGACGTGGAAAGGATCATTCGGAGCGGAATCGAACGGTTCGCGGACCAGCGCGGGAAACTGTGGTGCGGCCTGGCAACCTACTGGATTCGAAGGGGCAGCTTTGAGAGGGCAAGAGatgtttttgaggagggcaTCACAACAGTTATGACGGTCCGGGACTTTACGCTCATTTTTGACTCGTACACTGAGTTTGAGGAGTCTGTTATTGGGGCACTGATGGAGATGGCCTCGGGGCGGGCGGAAAAGGgcgtggtggatgaggtggcTGATTTTGATCTGGATATTAGGATGATGCGGTTTGAGCATCTGATGGACCGACGACCGTTCCTCCTGAACGATGTGTTACTACGACAGAACCCGAACAATGTCACCGAGTGGGAGAAGAGAGTTGCTCTGTGGGGAGACAACAAGCAGGAGGTTGTACAAACTTATACGGATGCTATCGCTGCTATTCAGCCAAAGAAGGCCGTTGGCGCCTTCCATCAGTTGTGGGCTAACTATGCCAAATTCTACGAAAACGGAGGGGATATCCGGAGCGCGAGGACTATCATGGAAAAGGCGGTCAAGGTGCCCTTCAAGTCGGTAGCTGAGCTGGCCGACATGTGGATCGAGTGGGCAGAGATGGAACTCCGCAACGAAAACTTCGACGATGCCGTCCGGATCATGGCCAAAGCTGTCCAAGCCCCGAAGAGATCCAATGTCGACTACTTTGACGAGACATTATCTCCCCAACAGCGAGTACACAAGAGCTGGAAGCTGTGGTCGTTCTACGTCGACCTCGTCGAGAGCGTCAGCACCCTGGAGGAAACCAAGAAGATTTACGAAAGAATATTCGAGCTCCGCATCGCCACTCCCCAGACTGTGGTCAACTACGCCAACCTACTCGAGGAGCACAAGTACTTTGAAGAGTCTTTCAAGATCTACGAGCGCGGCCTTGATCTCTTCTCTTACCCCGTAGCCTTTGAGCTATGGAATCTCTACCTAACCAAGGCCGTCGACCGCAAGATCAGCATCGAGCGTCTGAGAGATCTCTTTGAACAAGCCGTTGAAGACTGCCCGGCCAAGTTCGCCAAGGTGATCTACCTCATGTACGGCAACCTGGAAGAGGAGCGCGGTCTAGCCCGGCACGCGATGCGCATTTATGAGCGGGCAACGCGTGCCGTGTCGGACGAGGACAGGGCGGACATGTTTAATTTCTATATTACCAAGTCAGCCTCTAATTTCGGTCTCCCATCCACGCGCCCTATTTACGAGCGCGCCatcgccaccctccccgacaACGAAGCAAAGGACATGTGCCTCAAATTCGCGGACATGGAAAAACGTCTTGGGGAAATCGACCGTGCAAGGGCCATCTACGGCCATGGATCCCAGTTTTGCGATCCCAGGACAAACCCGGGGTTTTGGCAAAAATGGGAGCAGTTTGAGGTGCAGCATGGCAATGAGGACACGTTCAAGGAGATGCTGCGGATCAAGCGGTCGGTGCAGGCGCAGTACAACACCGATGTCAACTTTATTGCCTCGCAGGCGCTGGCGAGAGCACAGCAGGCCAAGAacggcgaaggaggaggagaggttgatcAGGAGGCGGCGGACGCGATGGAGCAACTGGAACGGCAGGCTCGTGCCCCGGCGGGATTTGTTGCGGCGAGCGAGGGGATCAAGGGGAGTGTGGTTGCTCCCAAGGTGGTCGAGGTGGCAAACCCGGATGCTATCGAGCTTGATGATATGGAATGA
- a CDS encoding hypothetical protein (COG:E; EggNog:ENOG503P9ZE) has protein sequence MLTEVFNVVVVGGGPVGLAAAYEVGKTGASVIVLEQNNFFNQAGSSNDLARMFRTMYTEDFMADLAKDAMKLWDKLEKDSGSSLRWMSGLLNFGDKNFGGDSPEGTLMVTAKEIEERYSFKNPPPEWIGLFAPDNGVINVQLLLRSLLSLAKDYGAEAKQHTRVERIIPSTTDKTIWEVHAIRHDTDPALFKAKRIVIASGAYVNHVLRPSFGIFLDLDIWEMVASYFNTNPGLNGTIFPSMWFQFVPNKHRRSQLFYGFPTVPWGPPNVTRIAVDAVTRRIKDPGERLTNVVNPADIRDTQVFIKKHVVGVDATVPAFTLSCLQTNVFDNMFVLDYLPKEYLAGGAEKSVLVFTAGWAMKFVPLLGKTLAEMALDGKSDYARKEFEITRKDKKGKGIIKRVVRGKRGDHSMMMEELDVDDEVEGESAFTYEEQASGSSIRECQNVGNREYIRGFVNVRLQTTQAISSTPLPSATSISVSVGLHHVTL, from the exons ATGCTCACGGAAGTCTTTAACGTCGTCGTGGTGGGAGGCGGCCCAGTCGGGCTCGCCGCCGCGTACGAGGTGGGCAAAACAGGTGCGAGCGTCATCGTACTGGAGCAGAACAACTTTTTCAATCAAGCTGGAAGCTCGAATGATCTCGCCCGCATGTTCCGTACCATGTACACGGAGGACTTCATGGCCGACCTCGCAAAGGACGCCATGAAACTCTGGGACAAACTCGAGAAGGACTCGGGCTCGTCTCTCCGCTGGATGAGCGGCTTGCTCAACTTTGGAGACAAGAactttggtggtgacagCCCTGAAGGGACTCTAATGG TAACGGCCAAGGAAATCGAAGAGCGCTACTCCTTCAAAAATCCGCCCCCTGAATGGATCGGTCTCTTCGCCCCCGACAACGGCGTCATCAacgtccagcttctcttgcgcagccttctcagcctAGCCAAAGATTACGGCGCCGAGGCCAAACAGCACACCCGCGTCGAGCGCATCAttccctccaccaccgacaagaccatctGGGAGGTCCATGCCATCCGTCACGACACTGACCCGGCACTTTTCAAAGCCAAGAGGATCGTTATTGCCTCTGGCGCCTACGTCAACCACGTCCTACGACCCAGCTTCGGCATCTTCCTCGATCTCGACATCTGGGAAATGGTCGCCTCAtacttcaacaccaaccccggACTCAACGGCACCATCTTCCCTAGTATGTGGTTCCAATTTGTCCCCAACAAACACCGGCGATCCCAGCTCTTCTACGGATTCCCCACCGTCCCCTGGGGCCCCCCTAACGTCACTCGCATCGCCGTCGACGCAGTCACCCGCCGCATCAAGGACCCCGGTGAACGTCTGACCAACGTCGTGAACCCGGCTGACATCCGGGACACGCAGGTGTTTATCAAGAAGCACGTTGTCGGTGTTGATGCTACCGTACCGGCTTTTACGCTGAGCTGTTTGCAGACTAATGTCTTTGACAATATGTTTGTACTTGATTACCTGCCAAAGGAGTATCTAGCAGGAGGAGCTGAAAAAAGCGTTTTGGTTTTCACCGCCGGTTGGGCCATGAAGTTTGTTCCTTTGCTTGGCAAGACGTTGGCTGAGATGGCGCTGGATGGGAAGTCAGACTATGCGCggaaggagtttgagatTACGAGGAAGGATAAGAAGGGAAAGGGCATTATCAAGCGGGTTGTTCGAGGGAAAAGAGGGGATCattcgatgatgatggaggaactggatgttgatgatgaggtggagggagaaAGCGCTTTTACTTATGAGGAGCAGGCTTCGGGGTCTTCGATCAGGGAGTGTCAAAATGTCGGTAATAGGGAATATATACGTGGATTTGTCAATGTCAGACTCCAAACAACCCAGGCAATTTCAAGCACTCCGTTACCATCCGCGACATCCATCTCCGTCTCAGTCGGCTTGCATCATGTCACTCTGTGA
- a CDS encoding hypothetical protein (EggNog:ENOG503P9Q4), translating into MADSRNPSTASNTSPTTTNFPISPSPTSPRRDRRDSDEWDASKVPPSRFQKRKGSIYAVPGSRDGHVDSNYAHKFHELHAEKGYTGFGTPNYNQTTTTKKQ; encoded by the exons ATGGCTG ACTCCCgcaacccctccacagcctccaacacctccccaaccacaaccaacttccccatctccccatctcccacctccccaagaCGCGACCGTCGCGACAGCGACGAGTGGG ACGCCTCCAAagtccccccctcccgcttCCAAAAGCGCAAAGGATCAATCTATGCCGTCCCCGGCTCCCGCGACGGCCACGTCGACTCCAACTACGCCCACAAGTTCCACGAGCTCCACGCCGAAAAAGGCTACACTGGGTTTGGCACGCCGAATTACAAccaaaccacaaccacaaagAAACAGTAG
- a CDS encoding hypothetical protein (EggNog:ENOG503NW2S; COG:Q), producing MLLPAAARLRYKSFSQLFKTSTKSNARFILAPLFTPPSITRTMSSAVAKRLEGKTVVITGASSGIGRSTAFEFARTAPKNLKLVLTARRIDTLKQIAADIVAEVGEGVKVLPVQLDVSNPEEVKTFVGKLPEEFRDINVLVNNAGLVKGLARAPEIAEEDINIMFNTNVTGLINMTQAILPIFKKRPEGGAGDIINVGSIAGREPYPGGSIYCATKAAVRSFTDALRKELIATRIRVMEIDPGQVETEFSVVRFYGDKAKADAVYAGCEPLTPDDIAEVVVFVAGRRENVVIADTLIFPSHQAGAGILHKKST from the exons ATGTTGTTGCCTGCCGCCGCAAGACTGAGGTATAAATCATTTTCTCAACTTTTCAAAACTTCGACAAAATCAAACGCTCGGTTCATCCTTGCCCCGCTCTTCACCCCGCCATCAATCACAAGAACAATGTCCTCCGCTGTTGCTAAGCGCCTCGAGGGCAAAACGGTGGTCATTACCGGTGCTAGTTCCGGCATCGGAAGAAGCACCGCTTTTGAGTTTGCTCGTACTGCTCCAAAGAACCTGAAGCTTGTTCTTACCGCGAGGAGGATTGATACGCTGAAGCAGATCGCGGCGGATATTGTtgccgaggttggtgagggggtcAAGGTGTTGCCTGTTCAGCTTGATGTGAGCAACcccgaggaggtcaagactTTTGTCGGGAAACTGCCGGAGGAGTTTAGGGATATTAATGTTTTGGTGAACAATGC GGGTCTCGTCAAAGGTCTCGCCCGGGCACCCGAGATTGCCGAGGaagacatcaacatcatgtTCAATACCAACGTTACTGGTCTGATCAACATGACACAGGCTATTctccccatcttcaagaagcggcctgagggtggtgctggcgacatcatcaacgtTGGCAGCATTGCTGGCCGTGAGCCATACCCCGGTGGCAGCATCTACTGCGCTACCAAGGCGGCCGTTCGCAGCTTCACCGATGCTTTGCGCAAGGAGCTTATCGCTACTCGCATTAGGGTCATGGAGATTGACCCCGGTCAGGTTGAGACTGAGTTCTCTGTTGTCAGATTCTACGGtgacaaggccaaggcggaCGCTGTCTATGCAGGCTGCGAGCCGTTGACGCCAGATGACATTGCCGAGGTAgttgtgtttgttgctggcagAAGGGAGAATGTTGTTATTGCTGATACTCTGATCTTCCCCAGTCATCAG GCCGGTGCTGGTATCTTACACAAGAAGTCGACTTAA